CTCCAAGGCCAAACCCTACATGACCAAGGAGCACCTGACCAAATTCATCAACCAGAAACAGCGCGACTCCAGGCTGAACTCCCTGCTGTTTCCGCCAGCGCGGCCTGACCAGGTGCAGGGCCTCATCGACAAGTACGAACCCAGCGGCATCAACGTGCAGAGGGGTGAGGACCCAGGGAACCTCTAACCGCCCCCAAGGTCCTCTCCCGTCCCAGCAGCTGGGCTGTGGCCCTGACAACCACCCTTGTCCCCCAGGCCAGCTGTCCCCCGAGGGCATGGTGTGGTTTCTCTGTGGGCCAGAGAACAGCGTGCTGGTCCAGGACAAGCTGCTGCTGCATCAGGACATGACGCAGCCGCTCAACCATTACTTCATCAACTCGTCACACAACACCTACCTGACAGGTGGGCTCTGGAGACCTCACTGTCCACCTCTCCTTTTATGGTGGCAGTTCCTGTGCCCTGACTCTCCTACAGGGGCTGCCCACAGGACAGCCTAGGACGGAGTGGGGCGGGGGAGAGCTGGACTGCCCCGAGTGAAGCCCCtacccctctctcttcctctggctcAGCTGGCCAGTTCTCAGGCCTTTCCTCGGCTGAGATGTACCGCCAGGTGCTGCTGGCTGGCTGCCGTTGCGTGGAGCTGGACTGTTGGAAGGGAAAGCCCCCTGATGAGGAGCCCATTATCACTCACGGCTTCACCATGACCACAGACATCTATTTCAAGGTGATACTTGGCATGTGGAGGCTGGTGGCAGTGGCACAAGGGAAGGGCCCTAGGACATGAGCCTTCTGGGGTTGAGGGGAGTGAAGCCAGAGCAGAGGGATGGCTGGGAGGCCTTGGACCGGTGTGGGGACCAGAGGGATGCAGAGACAGGGAGGCCAACAGTGACCCTCTAATTTCTATGTGTGTGTTGAGACTGGGGAGTGGACAAGGGtgcccctgggggaggggaagccaggaGCACTGCCTGCCTCTCCATGGGGTCCTCCTCTTCTCCAGGAAGCAATCGAAGCTATTGCAGAGAGTGCCTTTAAGACCTCCCCTTATCCGGTCATCCTGTCATTTGAAAACCACGTGGACTCGTGCGTATCCAGGCCATCCAGCCTCACTTGCCACCTGGTCCCCATCTCCTGCCTGTAGCTGCCCTCCCCACAACTGTCCCCGTCCAGCCATGCCTTCCAGCCCTCTCCCAGGTCTCAGCAAAACTTCCCTTGGGACCCCAGGCGCTCCTGTGTTCCTGCCTCCCCAACTTCCTGAGCCCCTGATCTGGGTCATCATGGGGCACAAAAAGGTGGACAAGAGGGTGAGGTGGAGCTGCTGAACCCCACCCTACTTCTGCTCCCTGCAGACCCCGCCAACAGGCGAAGATGGCCGAGTACTGCCGGACGCTATTTGGGGATATGCTGCTCACAGAGCCCCTGGAAAAGTTCCCAGTGAGTGGATTTCACTGTAGGACACTGGGGCCTGAGGACTGGGGACCAGTGCAGGGTGCTGGGTTAAGGAGGCAGGTGTCCTCAGAGGATGTTGGGGTTCATTTGGGAAGGTTATGGGGCTGGGATCCTGTCATCTAccatgtcaggcactgtgctgggcttaGGAGCTATGGTAGTGACACAGGAGCAGTCCCCAGCCCTCAGCTGGCTTACCTTCTCATGGGGAGGCACAGTAACTAGGACATTACCGCCTGTGGCTGCTGTGGGAATCCTTGGAGAGTCCAGATCTAGTCTTTGAGAtcatggaaggcttcctggaggaggtgttgGCTGGGCTGAAATCTGAGGGAGGCACTGGATTTATCTTGgtgagtgtggagaaaaggtggTCTAGGCAGGTGGAGTAGGTGCTGGGATAAGTTGGGTCAGGCAGGGTTTAGCCCACCAGGTGGGAATGATGAGAGGCAAGGCTGGAGAAGCAGGCAAGGGGCAGAGGAGTGCAGCTTGGAGTCAAGGAGCTTAGGCTACACCCTGAAGGTGAGGAGATGGTGCTGAGgaccctctctcccctcctgcaGCTGAAACCAGGTatccccctgcccagccctgaggATCTCCGGGGTAAGATCCTCATCAAGAACAAGAAGAACCAGTTCTCTGGCCCCACGGACCCCAGCAAGGAGCCGGGTGGGGAGGCTGAGGGTGGCGGTCCACCCAGTGTCCCTGTGGGTGAGGACACGGGTGAGTGAACTGGAGAGAAGTGGGTGTGAGGGAGCACCTGgaatgggagggaggggctgggtctGGAGGGGAGGGTTGGCCTTGTGCAGGAtctcaacacccccccccccagtgctgATGGAGCCCTGTGTGGCAGCGTGGGCTGGTGAGGAAGGGgctgagctggaggaggaggtggacgaggaagaggaggaggagtcgGGAAACCTGGAtgaggaagggataaagaagatgcagtcaGATGAGGTGCGTGGGAAGCCCCGAGTTCCTCCTGCTGGCTCCACCGGAGAGCCctccaggtgggggtgggggctgggctcctgggctcAGTACTGGTCTCTTCTCCACACTGCCGTCCTCGTCCCTAGGGCACAGCGGGCCTGGAAGTGACGGCTTACGAGGAGATGTCCAGCCTTGTCAATTACATCCAGCCCACCAAGTTCATCTCCTTTGAGTTCTCTGCCCGTGAGTTAACATGGGGTGGTGGGAAGCTGGAGGTTAGGCTAGATTCAAGAGAGGGCCCTTAGGAAGCATGGCCTGACACCAGAGCAGCCTGATGGGTAGGGGTAAAAGCaagagggggggggggcatcctGCCTTGGGCTGGGGGCGCTGTCTATAAACACCCAGCAGAGGAGCCAGGCAAAGGGCTTGTTTAAGTGGTGGTGGCTCCTAGTGTCCTGTCCCTGTACTGAGAACTTGGCACCAAGCAGAATGCTCTGGAGTGTGTCAGTGCCAGGAAGGCCATTTACAACAGGCTACCTCAGCCGGGCTGCCTGGGGCTCCACCTGCAGGTTCTGCAGCTGCCAGGGCAGGAGGACTCCTGGGACAAGTGAAAGGCAACAAGATCAGCCAGTACACATCTGCCCCCTGTCGTCTCCCCTGAGTTCACCCATGCTGTTTACCTTATCCTCTCCAGGCACACACATGGCGAGTTCCTCGCACCCTCTGCACACCCCCAACATGAACACCTCTTTCTGTATACACTCTGTGTGACACTGGATCCCTACTCCTGAATCCCCAGCCTGAACCCCCTCCTGTGCCCACCCATGGCCTGTGCCACCTGCACCACCTTTGCTGTGTGCCTCTTACCCCTCCCCCCCGCTCCTCTGTACATCACAGCATGTTCCTGACCCCCAGGCTCTTCCCCATGTGTTCCCCACACCCTCTGTGTCCACCCAGGGCGTGCACCCCACCCACCAGGACACCCCACCCTATGCATACCCCCCCCCGGGCATGCCCTCTACCCCCAGCACATGTTGTTACTCACACAAATCTGCaccttccctggcctggggttGGCCCCTCAACCCTCAGGCCTCAGTGGACACACCGGGTTGGAGGTATCTCTGTGCTGGACGGAGACATCAAAGGGGAGGGCAGGTCCGAGGGAGAGGAAAGCCTGACGCagactcccttttctcttttcctgcccCCAGAGAAGAACCGAAGTTATGTCATCTCCTCCTTCACAGAGCTCAAGGCCTACGACCTGCTCTCCAAGGCCTCAGTGCAGTTCGTGGAGTATCCTTGAGGCCTCAGTAGCCAGGCTCCCTGCttgggtggagggaaggggacTGCCTGGGACTGGGCTCATGGCAGGGGGTGGGTGTCTGTGGATGCTCCCCGTGCAGGCAGTCCCTAGGCTCCTATATACTGTGGCAGCTACAACAAGCGCCAAATGAGCCGCATCTACCCCAAGGGCACCCGCATGGACTCCTCCAACTACATGCCCCAGATGTTCTGGAATGCTGGTTGCCAGATGGTTGCCCTCAACTTCCAGACGATGGGTGAGGGCACGCTCAGGCTCTTGAGAACCTTCCCCTACTCCTCTCACCTTTACCCTAGCCCAGGGGAGGGGGGTCTTTAGAATAGACCGGGATGTCCTGATGTTCTTTTGGGCTCTGGGTGCACGTGCAGGTGAGCAAGCGTTTAGGGATATAAGTGTGTCTCACGTGCCTATGTGACTGCATGTACATGAGTCTGTAGGTGGAGACATCAGTGCTGACCTGAGGGGGGTCTGTGGTGACACCTGCTCCACTGGCCTTGCCTGCCACCATGGGCTTGAGGTCTGGTCGTGGCTTTCCTCCTGCTGACTCCAGGGTGCAGGCCCATCCTGAGAGATGAGACCCTAAAGAACTAGGCTGGGACATGagaaaccctcatcttcatggtgCGCCCAACCTCCCCCTTCACAAGAAGGGAAAGGCTGGGAAGAAAGGCTGTGTGCAGACCCAGAGCCGGGCCCCCTCCCTGAATGCCCTTGTTCCCCCAGACCTGCCCATGCAGCAAAACATGGCGCTCTTTGAGTTCAACGGGCAGAGCGGCTACCTCCTCAAGCATGAATTCATGCGTCGGCTGGACAAGCAGTTCAACCCCTTCTCGGTGGACCGCATCGATGTGGTGGTGGCCACCACCCTTTCTATTACGGCAAGGCCCCGAAGTGGACAAGTGGCCTGGAGGGCTGGGGTCTTGAGGAGAAAGACACAGGAGCTCCATCGCTCCATTCCCAACCCCCTCCTCCATATCTTGGAAACTTCAGCCCCAGCCAGTTTGTGCAGTAGCAAGTTGCCTTGGAAACTGCCTCCTCCTCAGCACTGGAGGCTGCCTCTTGGTCCCCATGGAAACCAAGGGGAAGCgctgaggctggggtgggggaggggagaagagtggGCAGAGTAGGGCAGCCggagccccaggccctgggggagggccTGTGCCTTGCTCACTGGGGAGGCCCACACCTGTTTCCTGAATGCTGGAAGCACCCCAGTGCCAGAGCTTAGCTGTAACTTCAAGCCACACAGTCTCTATTCCATGGCCAGAGTTGAATAGAGCTCTTCACAGTACCCAAGATTGGATGGTTCCACTAGCGGAGCTAGAGGCCCTAAGTTCTGGAGAGTGGCCTGGGCAGGGAAGCTGATACTAGCCTGCCATGGGCCCCCACCTCCAGGTGATATCTGGGCAGTTCCTGTCAGAACGCAGTGTGCGCACCTATGTGGAAGTGGAGCTGTTTGGCCTGCCTGGGGACCCCAAGAGGCGCTATCGCACCAAGCTGTCACCCAGTACCAACTCCATCAATCCCGTCTGGAAGGAGGAGCCCTTTGTCTTTGAGAAGGTGGGGGAGTGGTTAGGGTAGGGCAGGAGTTGGGATCTATCCCTGGTTCTTGGTCTCTCCTTGTAGAAGaggaaatacataaaagaattttttgatcctccctttctctctaaaCCTCACCTATGCCCTCCTGTTTCAAGGGTCCAAAACCCAAGCTTATAGAAATTTACTCTGTGGGcaggttttgtgtgtgtacacatgtgtgtatgtgcatgcctGTTCATGTTTACAATCAGAGGCAGAAATATGAACTCCTAGACCAGAGAGCAGGGTCCCATGGAATCAGGGGGTCTTGGCCCCACTGGATACTTTTGGCAAAGCTGCCAAGGGCTGTCTCCATCAGGCCCCCTTGGAGCCCTGGGTAGCATATTCATCCCTCTGCTCTATGTGGACCGGCCATGGCATGAGCTGTGAGGATGTCTATGTGTGAGGCTTAGAGTGGGCCCTCCATCCTCACCAAGTCTGGTAACACCTGCCATGTTCTCACACTGACTCTAGGTTTCTGGAGGCAGGGAGTGGGCCAGCTTGGacaccctctcccctctccagcttGTCCCATCTTGAACTCTCCCCAGATCTTGATGCCCgagctggcctccctcagggtgGCTGTGATGGAGGAAGGCAACAAGTTTCTTGGACATCGCATCATTCCCGTCAATGCCTTGAATTCTGGTAAAGATAGGGGTCCTTCTTTGCTGTTCCCAGTGGGTCTAAGACCAAGGCCAGCATCAGGATCCTATCCAAAGGGTGGGGCAGCTTCAGGGAGGTGGCCCTCTCATGTTATCACCCCTAGAAAGCAGGGCAGGAACCGTACCTCTCCAAGAAACTGACAGAGGTGGACTCTGCCCACCTAACAGAATGTAATTTTCTGTAACTACTGGGGCAGTTTCCCaagtagctaacatttactggGCACTTAAAatgctttaaggaaaaaaaaaaaaaaaggagtttccttgtggtgcatcgggttaagggtctgggatCATCACCCCAGAGCTtcaggttgatgctgtggcacaggtttaatccccagctggggaatttccacatgccatgggtgccgaaaaaaaaaaattgcttgcaGGGCTTAAAACATTCTCCCTTAATCCTAACAATAATCACACAAGGTAGACACTactatcccatttcacagatgaagaaagtctcagagaTTTAAAGTAAGCCTGCCCAATATTGCACAGCCAGGAACCAGACCAAAGTCAGAAGTGTTGCATACTGGGCTCCTGGTGAGCAGGGCTGGGTGGCACTGGGCTCTGGCTCACTGCCCATCTGGTCATGTCCCACAGGATACCACCACATGTGCCTGCACAGCGAAAGCAACATGCCCCTCACCATGCCTGCGCTCTTTGTCTTCCTGGAGATGAAGGACTATGTACCTGACACCTGGGCAGGTAGGAGGCACATGGAATGTGGGGAGCCCCAGGCTCTCcatttcccctcctctctcctcaagCTGGCCTCCAGAGGGGGACAGGACAGGCTATCCTGGGTAGGTGAGCATGGTGGGGGCTCCCAGGTACATCTTACCAGGCCCACGATGTTCCTGTGTACCTAGATCTCACGGTGGCCCTCGCCAATCCCATCAAGTT
The nucleotide sequence above comes from Phacochoerus africanus isolate WHEZ1 chromosome 2, ROS_Pafr_v1, whole genome shotgun sequence. Encoded proteins:
- the PLCB2 gene encoding 1-phosphatidylinositol 4,5-bisphosphate phosphodiesterase beta-2 isoform X1, which gives rise to MSLLNPVLLPPKVKAYLSQGERFIKWDDETTIASPVILRVDPKGYYLYWTYQSKEMEFLDITSIRDTRFGKFAKMPKSQKLREVFNMDFPDNSFLLKTLTVVSGPDMVDLTFHNFVSYKENVGKAWAEDVLALAKHPLTANACRSTFLDKILVKLRMQLNPEGKIPVKNFFQMFPADRKRVEAALSACHLPKGKNDAINPEDFPESVYRSFLMSLCPRPEIDEIFTSYHSKAKPYMTKEHLTKFINQKQRDSRLNSLLFPPARPDQVQGLIDKYEPSGINVQRGQLSPEGMVWFLCGPENSVLVQDKLLLHQDMTQPLNHYFINSSHNTYLTAGQFSGLSSAEMYRQVLLAGCRCVELDCWKGKPPDEEPIITHGFTMTTDIYFKEAIEAIAESAFKTSPYPVILSFENHVDSPRQQAKMAEYCRTLFGDMLLTEPLEKFPLKPGIPLPSPEDLRGKILIKNKKNQFSGPTDPSKEPGGEAEGGGPPSVPVGEDTVLMEPCVAAWAGEEGAELEEEVDEEEEEESGNLDEEGIKKMQSDEGTAGLEVTAYEEMSSLVNYIQPTKFISFEFSAQKNRSYVISSFTELKAYDLLSKASVQFVDYNKRQMSRIYPKGTRMDSSNYMPQMFWNAGCQMVALNFQTMDLPMQQNMALFEFNGQSGYLLKHEFMRRLDKQFNPFSVDRIDVVVATTLSITVISGQFLSERSVRTYVEVELFGLPGDPKRRYRTKLSPSTNSINPVWKEEPFVFEKILMPELASLRVAVMEEGNKFLGHRIIPVNALNSGYHHMCLHSESNMPLTMPALFVFLEMKDYVPDTWADLTVALANPIKFFNAHDKKAVKLKEAMGGLPENPFPLGSPVARQVNGTLAPTSNGSAAAGAKASEEVTKEAAEPRTASLEELRELKGVVKLQRRHEKELRELERRGARRWEELLQRGAAQLAELAPSGAGGGGGCRGRKVVPGKGSRKKRTLPGEDTAGLAPAEGPEGADARLRELRERLEQELLQQGEEQCECVLKRKEQHVAEQMTKMMELAREKQAAELKTLKETLETDTKEMKKKLEAKRLERIQAMIKVTTDKMAQERLKREINNSHIQEVVQVIKQMTENLERHQEKLEEKQAACLEQIRDMEKQFQQELLAEYEDRMKGLEAEVKESVRSCLRACFPWEEDKPERPCGVPTELCEQDPLTEKADTQEHHL
- the PLCB2 gene encoding 1-phosphatidylinositol 4,5-bisphosphate phosphodiesterase beta-2 isoform X5, encoding MSLLNPVLLPPKVKAYLSQGERFIKWDDETTIASPVILRVDPKGYYLYWTYQSKEMEFLDITSIRDTRFGKFAKMPKSQKLREVFNMDFPDNSFLLKTLTVVSGPDMVDLTFHNFVSYKENVGKAWAEDVLALAKHPLTANACRSTFLDKILVKLRMQLNPEGKIPVKNFFQMFPADRKRVEAALSACHLPKGKNDAINPEDFPESVYRSFLMSLCPRPEIDEIFTSYHSKAKPYMTKEHLTKFINQKQRDSRLNSLLFPPARPDQVQGLIDKYEPSGINVQRGQLSPEGMVWFLCGPENSVLVQDKLLLHQDMTQPLNHYFINSSHNTYLTAGQFSGLSSAEMYRQVLLAGCRCVELDCWKGKPPDEEPIITHGFTMTTDIYFKEAIEAIAESAFKTSPYPVILSFENHVDSPRQQAKMAEYCRTLFGDMLLTEPLEKFPLKPGIPLPSPEDLRGKILIKNKKNQFSGPTDPSKEPGGEAEGGGPPSVPVGEDTVLMEPCVAAWAGEEGAELEEEVDEEEEEESGNLDEEGIKKMQSDEGTAGLEVTAYEEMSSLVNYIQPTKFISFEFSAQKNRSYVISSFTELKAYDLLSKASVQFVDYNKRQMSRIYPKGTRMDSSNYMPQMFWNAGCQMVALNFQTMDLPMQQNMALFEFNGQSGYLLKHEFMRRLDKQFNPFSVDRIDVVVATTLSITVISGQFLSERSVRTYVEVELFGLPGDPKRRYRTKLSPSTNSINPVWKEEPFVFEKILMPELASLRVAVMEEGNKFLGHRIIPVNALNSGYHHMCLHSESNMPLTMPALFVFLEMKDYVPDTWADLTVALANPIKFFNAHDKKAVKLKEAMGGLPENPFPLGSPVARQVNGTLAPTSNGSAAAGAKASEEVTKEAAEPRTASLEELRELKGVVKLQRRHEKELRELERRGARRWEELLQRGAAQLAELAPSGAGGGGGCRGRKVVPGKGSRKKRTLPGEDTAGLAPAEGPEGADARLRELRERLEQELLQQGEEQCECVLKRKEQHVAEQMTKMMELAREKQAAELKTLKETLETDTKEMKKKLEAKRLERIQAMIKVTTDKMAQERLKREINNSHIQEVVQVIKQFQQELLAEYEDRMKGLEAEVKESVRSCLRACFPWEEDKPERPCGVPTELCEQDPLTEKADTQEHHL
- the PLCB2 gene encoding 1-phosphatidylinositol 4,5-bisphosphate phosphodiesterase beta-2 isoform X7, which encodes MSLLNPVLLPPKVKAYLSQGERFIKWDDETTIASPVILRVDPKGYYLYWTYQSKEMEFLDITSIRDTRFGKFAKMPKSQKLREVFNMDFPDNSFLLKTLTVVSGPDMVDLTFHNFVSYKENVGKAWAEDVLALAKHPLTANACRSTFLDKILVKLRMQLNPEGKIPVKNFFQMFPADRKRVEAALSACHLPKGKNDAINPEDFPESVYRSFLMSLCPRPEIDEIFTSYHSKAKPYMTKEHLTKFINQKQRDSRLNSLLFPPARPDQVQGLIDKYEPSGINVQRGQLSPEGMVWFLCGPENSVLVQDKLLLHQDMTQPLNHYFINSSHNTYLTAGQFSGLSSAEMYRQVLLAGCRCVELDCWKGKPPDEEPIITHGFTMTTDIYFKEAIEAIAESAFKTSPYPVILSFENHVDSPRQQAKMAEYCRTLFGDMLLTEPLEKFPLKPGIPLPSPEDLRGKILIKNKKNQFSGPTDPSKEPGGEAEGGGPPSVPVGEDTGHSGPGSDGLRGDVQPCQLHPAHQVHLL
- the PLCB2 gene encoding 1-phosphatidylinositol 4,5-bisphosphate phosphodiesterase beta-2 isoform X2, which codes for MSLLNPVLLPPKVKAYLSQGERFIKWDDETTIASPVILRVDPKGYYLYWTYQSKEMEFLDITSIRDTRFGKFAKMPKSQKLREVFNMDFPDNSFLLKTLTVVSGPDMVDLTFHNFVSYKENVGKAWAEDVLALAKHPLTANACRSTFLDKILVKLRMQLNPEGKIPVKNFFQMFPADRKRVEAALSACHLPKGKNDAINPEDFPESVYRSFLMSLCPRPEIDEIFTSYHSKAKPYMTKEHLTKFINQKQRDSRLNSLLFPPARPDQVQGLIDKYEPSGINVQRGQLSPEGMVWFLCGPENSVLVQDKLLLHQDMTQPLNHYFINSSHNTYLTAGQFSGLSSAEMYRQVLLAGCRCVELDCWKGKPPDEEPIITHGFTMTTDIYFKEAIEAIAESAFKTSPYPVILSFENHVDSPRQQAKMAEYCRTLFGDMLLTEPLEKFPLKPGIPLPSPEDLRGKILIKNKKNQFSGPTDPSKEPGGEAEGGGPPSVPVGEDTVLMEPCVAAWAGEEGAELEEEVDEEEEEESGNLDEEGIKKMQSDEGTAGLEVTAYEEMSSLVNYIQPTKFISFEFSAQKNRSYVISSFTELKAYDLLSKASVQFVDYNKRQMSRIYPKGTRMDSSNYMPQMFWNAGCQMVALNFQTMDLPMQQNMALFEFNGQSGYLLKHEFMRRLDKQFNPFSVDRIDVVVATTLSITVISGQFLSERSVRTYVEVELFGLPGDPKRRYRTKLSPSTNSINPVWKEEPFVFEKILMPELASLRVAVMEEGNKFLGHRIIPVNALNSGYHHMCLHSESNMPLTMPALFVFLEMKDYVPDTWADLTVALANPIKFFNAHDKKAVKLKEAMGGLPENPFPLGSPVARQVNGTLAPTSNGSAAGAKASEEVTKEAAEPRTASLEELRELKGVVKLQRRHEKELRELERRGARRWEELLQRGAAQLAELAPSGAGGGGGCRGRKVVPGKGSRKKRTLPGEDTAGLAPAEGPEGADARLRELRERLEQELLQQGEEQCECVLKRKEQHVAEQMTKMMELAREKQAAELKTLKETLETDTKEMKKKLEAKRLERIQAMIKVTTDKMAQERLKREINNSHIQEVVQVIKQMTENLERHQEKLEEKQAACLEQIRDMEKQFQQELLAEYEDRMKGLEAEVKESVRSCLRACFPWEEDKPERPCGVPTELCEQDPLTEKADTQEHHL
- the PLCB2 gene encoding 1-phosphatidylinositol 4,5-bisphosphate phosphodiesterase beta-2 isoform X6 — its product is MSLLNPVLLPPKVKAYLSQGERFIKWDDETTIASPVILRVDPKGYYLYWTYQSKEMEFLDITSIRDTRFGKFAKMPKSQKLREVFNMDFPDNSFLLKTLTVVSGPDMVDLTFHNFVSYKENVGKAWAEDVLALAKHPLTANACRSTFLDKILVKLRMQLNPEGKIPVKNFFQMFPADRKRVEAALSACHLPKGKNDAINPEDFPESVYRSFLMSLCPRPEIDEIFTSYHSKAKPYMTKEHLTKFINQKQRDSRLNSLLFPPARPDQVQGLIDKYEPSGINVQRGQLSPEGMVWFLCGPENSVLVQDKLLLHQDMTQPLNHYFINSSHNTYLTAGQFSGLSSAEMYRQVLLAGCRCVELDCWKGKPPDEEPIITHGFTMTTDIYFKEAIEAIAESAFKTSPYPVILSFENHVDSPRQQAKMAEYCRTLFGDMLLTEPLEKFPLKPGIPLPSPEDLRGKILIKNKKNQFSGPTDPSKEPGGEAEGGGPPSVPVGEDTVLMEPCVAAWAGEEGAELEEEVDEEEEEESGNLDEEGIKKMQSDEGTAGLEVTAYEEMSSLVNYIQPTKFISFEFSAQKNRSYVISSFTELKAYDLLSKASVQFVDYNKRQMSRIYPKGTRMDSSNYMPQMFWNAGCQMVALNFQTMDLPMQQNMALFEFNGQSGYLLKHEFMRRLDKQFNPFSVDRIDVVVATTLSITVISGQFLSERSVRTYVEVELFGLPGDPKRRYRTKLSPSTNSINPVWKEEPFVFEKILMPELASLRVAVMEEGNKFLGHRIIPVNALNSGYHHMCLHSESNMPLTMPALFVFLEMKDYVPDTWADLTVALANPIKFFNAHDKKAVKLKEAMGGLPEAHPSLAADL